A section of the Flavobacteriales bacterium genome encodes:
- the rplK gene encoding 50S ribosomal protein L11, whose translation MAKEVSGLIKLQVKGGAANPSPPIGPALGAKGVNIMEFCKQFNARTQDKAGKVLPVVITVYSDKSFDFIIKTPPAAVQIIEQAKIKGGSGVPHTKKVGSITWDQVKAIAEDKMPDLNCFTLQSAMSMVAGTARSMGVTVTGTNPFENA comes from the coding sequence ATGGCCAAGGAAGTATCGGGGCTGATCAAGCTCCAGGTGAAGGGAGGGGCGGCGAACCCCTCGCCCCCCATCGGCCCGGCGCTCGGCGCCAAGGGCGTGAACATCATGGAGTTCTGCAAGCAGTTCAATGCGCGCACGCAGGACAAGGCCGGCAAGGTGCTGCCCGTGGTGATCACCGTGTACAGCGACAAGAGCTTCGACTTCATCATCAAGACCCCGCCCGCGGCCGTGCAGATCATCGAGCAGGCCAAGATCAAGGGCGGCAGCGGTGTCCCGCACACCAAGAAGGTGGGCAGCATCACCTGGGACCAGGTGAAGGCCATCGCCGAGGACAAGATGCCCGACCTGAACTGCTTCACGCTGCAGAGCGCCATGAGCATGGTGGCCGGAACGGCCCGCAGCATGGGAGTGACGGTGACCGGTACGAACCCCTTTGAGAACGCTTGA
- the nusG gene encoding transcription termination/antitermination factor NusG, with translation MAVATANRKWYVIRAISGKEKKVKERIESEVKRSNMGTYITQVLIPTEKFYQIRDGKKVSKERNFFPGYVLMEADLTGEIAHSIKNLPDVIGFLGAEKGGDPVPLRQSEVNRILGTVDELAETEEAIHNPYHVGEGVKVIDGPFNGFNGVIEEINEEKKKLKVMVKIFGRKTPLELSFMQVEKEV, from the coding sequence ATGGCCGTAGCGACCGCCAACCGCAAGTGGTATGTCATCCGCGCCATCTCCGGAAAGGAGAAGAAGGTGAAGGAGCGGATCGAGAGCGAGGTGAAGCGCTCCAACATGGGCACGTACATCACCCAGGTGCTCATCCCCACCGAGAAGTTCTACCAGATCCGCGACGGCAAGAAGGTGAGCAAGGAGCGCAACTTCTTCCCCGGCTACGTGCTGATGGAGGCCGACCTCACCGGCGAGATCGCCCACAGCATCAAGAACCTGCCCGATGTGATCGGCTTCCTCGGCGCCGAGAAGGGTGGCGATCCGGTGCCCCTGCGCCAGAGCGAGGTGAACCGCATCCTGGGCACCGTGGACGAGCTGGCCGAGACCGAGGAGGCCATCCACAACCCCTATCATGTGGGCGAAGGCGTGAAGGTGATCGACGGTCCCTTCAACGGCTTCAACGGCGTGATCGAGGAGATCAACGAGGAGAAGAAGAAGCTGAAGGTGATGGTGAAGATCTTCGGAAGGAAGACCCCACTGGAACTGAGCTTCATGCAGGTTGAAAAGGAGGTGTAG
- the tuf gene encoding elongation factor Tu: MAKETFQRTKPHVNIGTIGHVDHGKTTLTAAITSVLAAKGLSEKRSFDSIDNAPEEKERGITINTAHVEYQTANRHYAHVDCPGHADYVKNMVTGAAQMDGAILVVAATDGPMPQTREHILLGRQVGVPKIVVFMNKVDMVDDAELLDLVEMEIRELLSFYEYDGDNTPIIRGSALGALNGEDKWVDTVMALMDAVDNWIPVPPRDTDKPFLMSVEDVFTITGRGTVATGRIETGVVKVGDNVEIIGMQEEKMNSTCTGVEMFRKLLDRGEAGDNCGILLRGIEKKDIRRGMVIAAPGSITPHTEFKAEIYVLKKEEGGRHTPFHNKYRPQFYFRTTDVTGEITLEAGREMVMPGDNVSINVKLIVPIAMDKGLRFAIREGGRTVGAGQVTEIVK; the protein is encoded by the coding sequence ATGGCTAAGGAGACCTTCCAACGTACCAAGCCGCACGTCAACATCGGCACCATCGGTCACGTTGACCATGGCAAGACCACGTTGACCGCGGCGATCACCTCCGTACTGGCCGCCAAGGGCCTCTCGGAGAAGCGCAGCTTCGATTCCATCGACAACGCCCCCGAGGAGAAGGAGCGCGGCATCACCATCAACACCGCCCACGTGGAGTACCAGACGGCCAACCGTCACTACGCCCACGTGGACTGTCCGGGCCACGCCGACTATGTGAAGAACATGGTGACGGGTGCCGCGCAGATGGACGGCGCCATCCTGGTGGTGGCCGCCACCGACGGACCCATGCCCCAGACCCGCGAGCACATCCTGCTCGGCCGTCAGGTGGGCGTGCCCAAGATCGTCGTGTTCATGAACAAGGTGGACATGGTGGACGACGCCGAGCTGCTGGACCTGGTGGAGATGGAGATCCGCGAGCTGCTGTCCTTCTATGAGTACGACGGCGACAACACCCCGATCATCCGCGGCAGCGCCCTGGGCGCCCTGAACGGTGAGGACAAGTGGGTGGACACCGTGATGGCCCTGATGGACGCGGTGGACAACTGGATCCCCGTGCCGCCGCGCGACACCGACAAGCCCTTCCTGATGAGCGTGGAGGACGTGTTCACGATCACCGGTCGTGGCACCGTGGCCACCGGCCGCATCGAGACCGGCGTGGTGAAGGTGGGCGACAACGTGGAGATCATCGGCATGCAGGAGGAGAAGATGAACAGCACCTGCACCGGCGTGGAGATGTTCCGCAAGCTGCTCGACCGCGGTGAGGCCGGCGACAACTGCGGCATCCTGCTGCGCGGCATCGAGAAGAAGGACATCCGCCGCGGCATGGTGATCGCCGCCCCCGGCAGCATCACCCCGCACACCGAGTTCAAGGCCGAGATCTACGTGTTGAAGAAGGAGGAGGGCGGACGCCACACCCCCTTCCACAACAAGTACCGCCCGCAGTTCTACTTCCGCACCACCGACGTCACCGGCGAGATCACCCTCGAGGCCGGTCGCGAGATGGTGATGCCGGGCGACAACGTGAGCATCAACGTGAAGCTGATCGTGCCGATCGCCATGGACAAGGGCCTGCGCTTCGCCATCCGCGAGGGTGGCCGTACCGTGGGTGCCGGTCAGGTGACGGAGATCGTCAAGTAA
- the secE gene encoding preprotein translocase subunit SecE produces the protein MASFKTYLSESYNELVNKVSWPTWKELQGSAIVVLVTALIISLVVFVMDYVFGVHNMTNTSFWKGILGFIYKLMS, from the coding sequence GTGGCAAGCTTCAAGACATACCTGAGCGAGAGCTACAACGAGCTCGTCAACAAGGTCTCCTGGCCCACCTGGAAGGAGCTTCAGGGCAGCGCCATCGTGGTGCTCGTCACCGCGCTCATCATCAGCCTGGTGGTGTTCGTGATGGACTACGTGTTCGGCGTGCACAACATGACCAACACCTCCTTCTGGAAGGGGATCCTCGGTTTCATCTACAAACTGATGAGCTGA